TTGATCAGGGAATTAGAAATAACGACCGGTCTTACGTGCTTCAAATGGCAGGTTGGATGCTTTTGATGTCAATCATCGGGTTGATTTGTGTAATGATCTGTCAATATTATTCATCTATTGCTTCACAAGGATTTGGAACAGAATTAAGAAATCAATTGATGAAAAAAATCAATCAGCTTTCCCATGCTGAATTAAACAGTTTTGGAACAGATACCTTGATTACACGCATGACAAATGACATTAATCAATTGCAATTGGCTTTGGCAATGCTGATTCGCCTCGTAATCCGTGCACCATTTTTAAGTATTGGTTCTGTTATTATGGCTTTTTATATCAATGTGCAAATGGGGCTGATTTTTCTTCTTATGTTACCGATTTTTTGTCTTATTCTTTATTTCATTATAAAAACGACAGTGCCTTTATATAAAAAAGTTCAAGAAAAACTGGATTTGTTAAACCGACAAATCAGTCAAAATTTGAGTGGTGTTAGAGTCATTAGAGCCTTTGCTAGAAAAAAAACAGAAGAAAAGCATGTCAATGACGTAACGGATGACCTTTCTTCTATTTATATTCGTGTTTCTAACATTTCAGCTTTGCTTACACCTGCCACTACCTTAGTGATGAATCTTGGTATTCTGGCCTTGCTTTACCTTGGCGGTATCAAAGTAGAGATTGGGGGATTACAACAAGGTGAAGTGTTGGCTTTGATCAATTATATGAACCAAATGCTATTAGCTTTAATCGTTGTGTCCAATCTGGTTATCATTTTTACTCGAGCCTCAGCATCCGCTTCAAGAGTTAGTGAAGTCCTATCTGTTGTTCCGAGTATTCAATCAAAAAATTCAGAAATCACTGTTAAGGAGCAAACAAAGGGAATCTTATTCGATCACGTCTCCTTTCGTTATCAACCTTCTGCGGGGTTAGCTTTAACGGATATTTCTTTGAAGATTCCAGCAAATTCTGTCCTAGGTATCACGGGTCCAACTGGTGGTGGGAAAAGCACTTTAACTCAGTTGATTCCCCGTTTTTATGACACAAGTGAAGGAAACTTATTTGTTGATGGAATCAATGTTCGTGACTGGCCTATAGATAAACTACGCAAAAAAATCGCAGTCACACCTCAAACTGCAATTTTATTTACAGGAACAATTCGAGAAAATCTTCAATGGGGCAAAGAAAACGCTACGGATGAAGAATGTTGGCAAGCATTAGAAACCGCTCAATGCAAAGAGTTTGTTGAAACGTTAAGCGCGGGCTTAGATACACAAGTCTATGAAGGTGGGAAAAATTTTTCTGGCGGTCAAAAACAACGTTTGACGATTGCGCGTGCCTTGATCCATAAGCCTGATGTTTTGATCTTAGATGATTCTTTGAGCGCCTTAGATTACCAAACAGATTTAAATTTACGAACTGCCTTGCGTCAAGATCTAAAAGAAACTACATTGATTCTAATCTCTCAACGAATCAGTTCAATACAACAAGCCGATCAAATTTTAGTTTTGGCTAGTGGCAAGCAAGTCGGGTTAGGAACCCATGAAGAATTATTACGCCATTCTGAAGCCTATCGAGAAATTGTGGCTTCACAAGAGGAGGAAAGTAACTCATGACAACGAAAAAAATATCTACCAATTCATTTAATCGTTTCATGCCTTATTTGCTCCGATATCCTAAGGAAATGATTGCGGCAATTGTTCTTGGTATTCTTAGTGGACTGACCACGGTTTTGATGACTTATTATATGGGGAAATCCGTTGATACAATGATTGCAGAAGGAAATGTTGATTTCATAATGCTATTACGATTACTTAGTACTTTAGCAGGAATTTTAATTATTACAGTTATCAGCCAATGGTTGATTCAACGTTTAGGTAACCGGGTTTCCTATCTTTCTGTTGCAGAATTACGAAAAGATGCATTCGCTCATTTAAATCGGCTGCCATTAAATTATTATGATCAAAATTCTCACGGGAATATTGTCAGCCGCTTTACAAACGATATGGATAATATTTCAGTAGCTTGCTCTGCTGTTTTTAACCAATTATTTTCAGGACTATCTGTTGTGATTATTGCCTTTTTCTTTATGTTAAAACTTAGCCCAATTCTTACAGCAGTGGTTTTGATAGCCACTCCGATCATTTTTCTAGTCAACTGGGCAGTCGCAAAATCATCTCAGAAAAATTTTTCTGCTCAACAAAAAATCGTAGGCGAAATATCCGGTTTTGTTTCTGAAATGGTTGGTAATCAAAAAATAGTCAAAGCGTTCCAACAAGAAAATGTTTCTCAGCAACGCTTTGAATCTTTGAATCAAGAATTGTATGTACGCGGACAAAAAGCTCAGTTCTCCTCTTCACTTACAAATCCACTGTCTCGCTTTATCGATCATTTAGCGTACTTGTCAATCGGTCTTGTCGGTGGCTTATTGTTATTAAGCGGGAATCAAGCAATCACGATCGGGGTGATTTCTAGTTTCACAATTTATTCCAGTCAATTTTCTAAGCCCTTTATCGAATTATCTGGAATCACGACCCAAATTCAAACCGCTTTAGCAGGATTAGATCGGACATTTGAAATCATCAACCAACCTGAAGAAAAACCTGATGGCAAGCATGCATTCGTTTTAAACGACGTTATTGGAAAAGTAACATTCGAACAAGTGGATTTCTCGTATACTCCGTCAAAACCATTGATCCAAAACTTTAATCTAACTGCCTTACCTGGTGAAACAATTGCCATTGTCGGACAAACCGGAGCTGGAAAATCAACTCTAGTCAATTTACTGATGCGTTTTTATGAGGTAGATAAAGGTCAAATTTCAATTGATGGTCATAAAATCACTCAAGTCACTCGAGACAGTTTACGAAAAAGCTTTGGTATGGTTTTACAAGATACTTGGCTATTCGATAGTACGATTCGGGATAATTTGACTTATGGTAATCCTAGTGCAACAGATGAACAAATTGAAACTGCTATGAAAAAAGCGTATATCTTTGATTTTGTTACTCGTTTGCCTGAAGGGTTAGATACTTTGATTGGTGCCAGTGGAATCAAAATCTCCGAAGGCCAAAGACAATTGATGACGATAGCTAGAACAATGATTAGTGATCCGCCTATGTTGATTTTAGATGAAGCAACTAGTTCAGTTGATACTCTGACCGAAAAAAAGATTCAAGATGCCTTCTTACAAATGATGGACGGTCGTACTAGTTTCGTAATTGCTCATCGACTTTCAACAATTAAAAATGCGGATAAAATTCTAGTGATGGAACAAGGTTCTGTTGTCGAGATCGGCAGTCATGATGAGTTGATTAATAAAAAAGATGGGTTTTACCATGCATTATATGAAGCACAATTTAAAAATCAATTGTGACTCATTAAATCAAAGAATACCAAAAAGCCCTCACACTTCCTTGGGATGTTGGAAAGTTGAGGGCTCTTTTTTATTTTAAATTAGTCAATGATTTCTTCAAAAATTGTTTATACGGAACTTTAATTCCTAAATAATATGTGGCAACTACTTGGATCGGGAAAAAGATGATATTCTTCACAATTCTAGGTGCCCACCAAGCGAGATTGGAGATATTCACACCATACATTAATCCTAACCACAAAGGCGTCAAGAACATATGAATAATCAACGTAACGGACAATGTCGCCATGATTACTCGTTTCCATGTTAACTCCTTCTTGTAATAAAAGAACCCATAAATCGCACCAGAAATAAAGGCATTTAATGTAAAACCAGGAAAATAAGGTCCTTTAGGAAATAACAGCATACCGACTGTGTCAGCTACTGCACTGCCAATCCCTGTCCAGAACGGACCAAAAAGAATGGCCATCAGTGATTCTGGAATAAAGGTCAAACTAATTCGTAAAAACTGGGTCTCAAACGAAATAAATCGTGTAAAAACTACCATTAACGCAATCAACAAACTCATCAGCGTAATAGTTCTGGTATCAATTTTTCTTTTCTTCATTTCTAGCATCTCCTCTAAGAGCTGCTACACAAAATATGCAGCGAATGCGAAAACAAAACCGCGAATATAGAAAAGCGGAACGAACTGGTTATCTCTTTTGAAAATTAGGAAAGTAGCATTGAAACGCTTTTTGTTTCACTGATACTTTATCTATTTTCCTAAAGAGATGGTTCGTGTAGCTAGATCATAGAAAAGTGTAACGAACTGGTTCAGCTTCGACTGAAAAATAGGAAATAGGAATGTGATGCTTTCGGTCACAATCATATTTTATCTTTTTTCTGAGAAGCTAGTTCGTACAGCTAGATCACTGTTCTCCTATATTCTTCGTCCGAAAGGCAACATCCCATCCTTCCAGCACTTAACGCTTTATTTCCTACTCTGTTTTATTTAGGCCTAAGCCTAAAGGCAATATAGCATATTCCCCACATTGCTGCAACTAAGTTTAAATAAAAAGAGTTAAAACGACAAGGGCTTATTATCTAGCTCATGAACTACATTTCTGAAATCCGCAAAACCAGCCTGCAATCCTCTCAATAAAATTTCTGCCGTCCCAATATTGGTTGCCAAAGGGATCTCATAAACATCACTTAAACGAATCAACGCCGTAACATCCGGTTCGTGTGGTTGTGCCGCCAATGGATCTCGTAAAAATATCACCATATCCAACTTATCCTCTGAAATCATTGCCCCGATTTGCTGATCCCCACCTAAAGGTCCAGACTTAAATCGATGAACAGGTAACCCAGTTGCTTCTGAAACCTTTAGTCCAGTGGTTCCTGTTGCAAATAATTCGTGTTCTTTCAGTATAGGTTGATAAGCCAATGTTAATTTAACCATTAATTCTTTTTTTCGATCATGTGCTATCAATGCAATTTTCATCGTCGATCCCTCAATTCAGTTCTTTTCCTCATTATAACAAAGTCTTCCCTTATAAAGTTAAAGGAATGATTGCTTGTTTGTCACTTTGACGAATAAATAGATTTTTTCTTGTGCAACCTTCCGTTGAGGATGTATAGCGCTTTCATTTATACTAAAGATACAAAATAAAGAAAAGAGTGACGACAATGGTAGAAATGGCGTTAAAACATGTCTATAAAAAATATGATAATGCAGAGAATTATTCTGTAACAGATTTTAACCTAGAGATTGCAGACCGAGAGTTTATTGTTTTTGTTGGCCCTTCTGGTTGTGGTAAATCGACAACGCTAAGAATGATCGCAGGTCTAGAAGATATTACAGACGGTGAACTTACTATTGGTGATAAAGTAATGAATGATGTGGCACCAAAAGATCGTGATATCGCAATGGTTTTCCAAAACTATGCATTATATCCTCATATGACTGTTTTTGATAATATGGCCTTTGGGTTGAAATTACGCAAATACGATAAAGCGGAAATCAAAAAACGTGTTGAAAATGCAGGTGAAATCTTAGGTTTAACTGACTATTTACATCGTAAACCAGCAGCCTTATCTGGTGGACAGCGCCAACGTGTTGCGTTAGGTAGAGCGATTGTTCGAGATGCAAAAGTATTCTTGATGGATGAACCTCTATCTAATCTAGATGCAAAATTACGTGTAGCCATGCGTGCAGAAATCGCAAAATTGCACCGTCGTTTAGAAACTACAACGGTTTATGTTACTCATGATCAAACAGAAGCTATGACCATGGCCGATCGAATCGTTATCATGAAAGATGGGTTTATCCAACAAATCGGTTCACCTAAAGAAGTATATAATACTCCTAACAATATATTTGTCGCAGGCTTTATTGGCTCGCCAGCTATGAACTTCTTTAACGTCACATTGAACAATGGTGTCATTCGTGACGGCCATGGATTAGAATTGATGATTCCAGAAGGGAAAAATAAATTATTAGTTGAAAAAGGTTATGAAGGTAAATCAGTTATTTTTGGGATCAGACCAGAAGATATCCACAGTGAACAAGTTGCCTTGGATACAATGAATGACGCTGTTGTCCGTTCTGAAGTTGTTGTATCTGAACTATTAGGAGCTGAAACAATGCTTTATACCAAATTAGGCGATACAGAATTCATCTCAAAAGTAGACGCTCGTGATTTCCACAAACCAGAAGAAATGGTTGATTTAGCATTTAATATCAATAAAGCTCACTTCTTTGATCCAGAAACTGAGCAAGTGATTAAGTTACCGTAATTCCTATTCACAAAAAAGATGAGTAGCGTAAAAATTCGCTACTCATCTTTTTTATATCAGCGTTTCAGCCTCTTGGGGAAGACTGTCTACTTTTGCTTGTTCCAATTTTTTAGCCTGACTAAATATTGGAATATTAAATTGTTTGCTTAATGCATTTGCTACAAAATAAGCAATGTTGTAATCAATCAAACTATGGATCAATCCGCCAATTCCCATCAACAAAAAGATCGAGTACATATATCCTTGTGTATAATACGTTTCTGGCATATTTCCCATTGTATAAAAAACACTTACTACAGCTAATTCAGCAGCAGAATGTATTAAGCCTATCATAAAATTAAATAATTGGAAGCGACCATTGAACAAAGCAAACTTATTTTTAGATAAAACAATCGTGGGATGCTTCTGTAAATAAAATGCACCTATAACTGCAAAAAGTAAATGAGAAAGTGCTCTTAATGCAATAATCGGTGTCGCAGATAGAAAGAAACCAAAACCTGTACCTAAACTAACGGCAATCGCTACTCCTGGCGAAAAAAACATCGCTAAAAATAGTGGAACATGACTCGCTAATGTAAAAGAAGCAGGTCCTATCGTAATTCTTGGCATGACCATAGGAATAATAATCCCCATAGCAACCAATAACGCTGCAATTGTTAAATGTCTAACTGAATTTCTTTTCATGTTGCCCTCCGATGTGTCTTGACATATATGACACTATTCATTCTACGGAAAAACCACGAATGTGTCAAGACACTTTCGTGGTTTTTTATTCTAAAAAATAGCTACTATGTAACATACAACGTTATAGAGCAACTATTTTCACTTTTCTAGAATTATACTTTTAAACTTTATCCAACCAATAACCTCTAGAACGAACTGTTTTAATCACTTTGGGTTGTTTGATATCTTGTTCGATTTTACTTCGTAAGTGAAAAATGATATTACTGACTCGATATAGATTAGACTCTTCTCCGTCTTGTTGCCATATCTCTTCCCAGATTTCCTCGTACGTTACGACTTGTCCCGCATTTCGATATAATAAGTCCAATACTTGGTATTCTAATCGGGTTAACCGTATCGCTTTTTGATCCCCAATCTTTACTGTGCTATTTCTTCCGTTAAGCAAGATCTCTCCTGCTGGTGCTTTCACAAAAGGCTCTTCCTCTCGGGGCGTTCCTTTCGTCTTAAAACGGTTTAAATGATTCGTCAATGTCAGTAACCACTCTTCTACCGTCAATTGATCCGTCACTACTCCATCGACTCCCAAACTTCGGTAAACTTTTCGGGTACTTTCGCTTTCTAACGTTGTCCAAACCCATAATAAGGCATTGGTCACTTTTCTTGTATGCAGTATATATTCGCAAATCTTCGCAATCTGTTCCATCGATTGTTCATAAAAAAGAAGTAAATCATACGTATTTTTTTCTAACGGTTCTTGTGTGTCAATGACTCCCACTTGCCACTCGTTTGGCCATTGTACGTCATTCAGGTTCTCTTCTCCAAACGTCACTATTCCTACTCTGTACATCTTATTCTCCTCTCCACCTCTCTTATTACCGACTTGTATTCACCACACCAATAATCTCTTCTTTTTTTATCACACTGTACTCTCGACTATCCGTTGAATACAAGCGGTTATCTCCCATCACAAAATAGGTATCTTTTGGGATGGTTTCAACTCCAGTTACTTCATATAAACTAAAATCTTTCGTGTAGACAAAGCCATTCTCAAACGCTGCTTTTTTTTCCAAAGCGATAAACGGTTCTGCTCGTTCTTCTTCATTTATGAACAGTTGGTCATTTTGATAGGCTATTTTTTCTGTGGGCAACCCAATAACACGTCTTAACTCTGATTTCTGTGCGCTTTTGCGTTTAATCAACACGATCGCTTGACGCTGAATGGGGGCTTGTTTTTCAATCAAGACATACTCCCCCAGTTTCAAGGTGGGACTCATTGCGTAGCTGTCGACTTTCGCTAAACTGAAGAAGAAATAGGATTGTGCATATATCAATAAAATAAGGAGGCCCATACCACAGATTACTTCTATAAACAGTCTATTCCGCTTTTTACGACGAACTAGTTTGTTTAGTGCCTGCTTGTTCTTCTTCGTTCGCTGAATGGATTGACTATTTCTAGCTCGTTTGTTCTTCGGTTTACCTGTTTGTTTTTTTGCGCTCATGATCCGATCCTACTCAAGAATTGCTTTTGGCTTTTTTTAGGGCTGCTTCATCGACTTTGTACAATTCAAAGACTTTCTTTTGGTACCCACGTATTCGGTTGATATCTTCTTGATACCCTGCGATCACTTCTTCATTCCCATAAAAACCATCCGTCATGCGCATCGCATTCGTGCCAAGATCCAACATCGCCTTATAGTAACGATTCAAGATCAACTGACCTTCTTCTGTGTTCAAATCACTCGCTCGATTCGCACCATAACTCGTAATAGCGCTCGCTAAGTAGCGGATATTTCCATCTAGTTTTTCCTTACGTTCACTTTCTGTTTTCGCTTTTTCCAACTGCTCATCAAAATCATTCAATAAAAAGTAACTTTTTACAACGGACTCTTCATCTTCATGACTTAGGCTCATTGATTGATAATAGGCTACCAATTGACTTCCACCAAAAAATAGAAACGTGACGACCAAAAAAAGGAGTGTTCGACGCTTGTTTTTCTTCTTTTGTCCTTGTAAGTGTTTCCGTTTTCGAGCAAGTTGTCGTTTTCGTTTGGCCCCTTTTCCTCGTTTTTTTGCCAGTTGTTTGGCTTCTTTGGTTAGTTTGACAGAAATCAATACGCACAGAAGGAAAAGCAATCCGCTCAGTATCGTCAACGTTAGAAGGACGAGTATGGTTATTTCCAATACAGTCATTTCTTTACCCTACCTTACTTCTGTCTATTTCTTTCTGTTTTTTCTTTCTGTTTTCTTCTTTTTGGTATTCACGAAACGGATTCCGCCAATAAGACCAATGACGAGCACAAATATTCCTACCGCTACCCCTATGATCAAGGGCCAATTCACGCCTTTTTCCCGCACTAAATCGACATCATCTTGGTTAAATTTATCTGCTTGTTCGTCTGTAATGGTGAAGTCTTCCTGCCATGTCCATTTTTGATCCCCAGCTTTCGCAAGGATATTCGCTGTATAGGTTCCTGGCACCATCTTTTCCCCATTCATCGTAACGGGGAAATGCAAAAAGGTGTTGGGGGCGATATTAATGCTTGATTTCTTGGTTTCGTATAGCACTTCCGCTTTGCCTTTTGGCGTTATTTGGACTTCCATTGATAATTTTCGTAAAAATGCTGCCTGAGTATTGGAGACATCCACAAAAATCGTATTACGATAATTGAATTGGCCTACTTCTACTTTGTTCAAGGCTAGTTCTGGTTTGACTTCTTTGTCTGTTTCTTGCAGCACCATCGCAATGACATAGGCATATTTATTGGCGATATTCGCCCCTTCTTTTGCGGGTTTTTCTTCTTGGTTCTCCCCTTCAATCGTTTTTAATTGAATTCCGCCAACAATAATCCCATCATATGACGTTTCCGGCATTGTAATCGTAATCGGGACCGTTTTCTCTTCTTTAGGCGCTAAGGTGACTGTTTCAGGGGCGTTCACTAAATCCACAAAATCAAATTTTAACGACGCATCTTTTTCAATTTGGCTAGGGCCATATTCAATCACACCACTAGAGTTCGTTCTTGTGCCGTTTAAGCTGATACCGATCGTTAGCTCTTTCTCCCCTAAATTTTTCATCAAGAGGCTGACTTCTTGTTTTTGTCCTGGTGTCATCTTCAAATCAAAGTACCCATTTTCTTCTTTCTGATTCTCTGGATAATTGAGTTCATAATAAAAACCTGTTGCCCCTTGTGCATCTTGTGCGGAGGGTTCTTTGGCATATGTATAGTGATTGGTACTGATGATGCTTATCATTGCCATCATCAAAAATAACATGTATGTTCGTTTTAATTTCATTCGACCTTCATCCTTTACTTATAAGATAAACAAGGGCTGACAGTTAGAAACTGCCAACCGCTTGTACGCCTCAGTACTAAACTGAGTAGTTCACCTCGTTTCGTATCACGAATTAAGGTGCTGGTGTGTATTCAATTGACCATGTGATATCTGCTTCGTAAGTGCCTAATTCAATGGTTTGAGCTGGTACGTTTAAGGAAACTGAACTAGCAGATTTACCAACACCTGCAGTAGAAGCACCTGGACGTAAGATATTCGCTGCAGTAAAGTCAGCGGATTGTCCGAATTCCGCAGAATACGTGCCTAAACCAACAGCTCCTGTAGACGCTGCGTTATCAAAGACCAACTGTTTGCCGGCACCTGGATTGGTTGTACCATTTCCTAATGTGAAGTTTGTTGGTTCTCCTGCTGGCCAATAGTTAATATTTTCTTGTGTTGAATTTAATAAGCCATTTGTGTAAGCAATCGTTGCTTTATCTAGTGATTTCGTTGTTTTTGTTGTGTGTGTAAATTGTTTTGTCATTTCAGCTTTGATAGAATACGTGTGGTCATCTCCAGCACGTTTGTCTGTCCATTGTACGTAGGGTCCACGTACTTTTCCTGCTGTTTCTGTCCCATCTGGAGCCACTTCCGTTACTGGAATTTCTGCGGCTGTGTATGTTTCTGTTTTTGTCGATACTTTTTGTTGCCCAAAATTCAACACCGCTACACGGTCAATCGTAATTGGACCAAAGACTGGGTTTTTATCTACAGTGTTTGGATCTTCTGGCTTGATCGTCCCTGGTTTCTCTGGATCGATGTCTTCATTGTCCCCATTGTCTTCAATGATTTCAATGATTCCTTTTCCTTTTAATGAGTGCTCATCCGCAAAAGCTGTTGCGCTTCCTGCTAGTGATGCTGAAACGATGGCTGCTAAAGCAACGGTACATAGTGTTCTTGTTTTCATTGTGTTTTCCTCCTAAAGATATATGTGTGTTATATATATAGTTACTTGCTTGCACAAGTGAACTCCAATTAAGTTGGCAAGGCTGCCAAGATCCAGGTCAATTCTGTTTCATATTGCACTGGTTTGATTTCTGTTCTCTCTGGAACAGATAAGAAAATAGCGGTATTTCCATAAACTGGTTGATTCTCAAATTCTGGGTCTACGATGGCATCACCAGATGGGGTTGTTTTTGGAAATAGAGTATTTTTTTGTTGGTTTTTATTCGTTTCCGATGCGCCAAATTCAATCGTCCATTGACCTTTCCCACTGCCTATTTCGGCAATCGCAATGTTTTGCGTCATGGCCAGTTCTGAAATTTCAATGGTATCTTTCGTCACGATCGGCGGGGTTTCCCACGTATAGACACTATTGGCCCAACCGTGGTCTAAAGACAAGGTCGCTCCTTTTAATTCTTGGGCTTCTTTTTCTTGAATGATCGTATTTCTAAATTGATATTCTTGGCGTACTTGTAAGGTCCACCCTTTTTTATCCGAACGCTCATCCGTAATTTGGATATAACTCCCTCTGGGCGTTGTCCCGTCGTGAAACAATTGGGCATTCGCGTAAAACTGTCGGTTTTTTTCCTCGATTTTATTATGTCCAAAGTGGAATGATGACACAAAATCGATGCGTAATGGACCGTCTGTTGACGGGCTTGGCCCCGGATCAACGGGGATTTCTGGGTTTTCTGGATCGATCGGCTGTTTCGGGATGCCCCCTGTCATTTCGATGTTTCCAGTCCCTATTACATCACTGCTTTCGGCATAACTAGTAAGGGGTAAGCCTAGCGCTAAGAGAGCCAAGCAGGAAAGAGGAATAATTGTTTTTAAATCACTCATTGATTCCCCTCCTTCGCTGACCGATTTTTCTTCGCTCGTCGAAACAAGATCAAGGCTCCGATAGCCAACAACACGCCCACCCATGTATACGGACTTTGAATGAGCTCACCGGTACTCGGCAAGCGGCCTTTCGGTTTTGTAATGGGCAACTCTTTAGAAGAACTGGTTGCCGTTGACGGTTCACTGGTACTAGACTGTGTCGGTTCAGTACTTGATTCTTCATAGAAACCAACTACACCGTTGGTCGTGACTTGGCCACCCTCGGCCAAGGCCTTTTGGGTATTCGCCGCTCCAATTCCTACAAGAAGTAACAGAGCGAAAAATAGTCGTTTATAGCTTTTTTTCATATCTCTCCTCCTTCTCTTACGGATCCGGCGTCGCTGCGAGTTCCCATAGAATTTCTCCTTGGTAGCTGCCTAATTTTTTAACATCGCCTGGGTCAACTTCTAACTTGAAGCCGTCGCCTGCTTTGGTGCCATTCCATGTGGTACTAATGTTATAGAGTTCTTTCTCTGCCTCATTTGTATGAACCATGATCGGCTGAGCACCCTTGTCTAAGATGATTTCTTTCCCTTCATATACATAACGAATCGCATTTTTTAAGACACTGTCTTTATGAGCAGGATCTATATGGGTCATTTCAGCTGTTAGCTTCGCCGTTAAGGTCCATTTATCTTTGACGGAACGGCCATCTTTGACCACCAAATCTTGGTCGTATGCCGGGGCGTTCACCCTTGCGGTTTTCCCATCATATTTGTGGGTACTGAAATTAATTCTATTGGGTGCAGAATAAAGCAGAAGTTTTCCATCAAATACATAGGTCACTTCATTGACTCCGTCAATAATTTCAACAGAGGCTTCATTCGCGGGGCGCTCAACGAGTTTAAATTGGTTCGCTTCGACCGCTTTGATCGCATTGTAAAGAGCTGAACCGACAGTCTCTGCCTCTTCTTTCAACTTGACAATCGAACCAATCGTTTCACTTCGGATAATCG
This sequence is a window from Enterococcus sp. 7F3_DIV0205. Protein-coding genes within it:
- a CDS encoding DUF916 and DUF3324 domain-containing protein, translating into MKLKRTYMLFLMMAMISIISTNHYTYAKEPSAQDAQGATGFYYELNYPENQKEENGYFDLKMTPGQKQEVSLLMKNLGEKELTIGISLNGTRTNSSGVIEYGPSQIEKDASLKFDFVDLVNAPETVTLAPKEEKTVPITITMPETSYDGIIVGGIQLKTIEGENQEEKPAKEGANIANKYAYVIAMVLQETDKEVKPELALNKVEVGQFNYRNTIFVDVSNTQAAFLRKLSMEVQITPKGKAEVLYETKKSSINIAPNTFLHFPVTMNGEKMVPGTYTANILAKAGDQKWTWQEDFTITDEQADKFNQDDVDLVREKGVNWPLIIGVAVGIFVLVIGLIGGIRFVNTKKKKTERKNRKK
- a CDS encoding WxL domain-containing protein, producing the protein MKTRTLCTVALAAIVSASLAGSATAFADEHSLKGKGIIEIIEDNGDNEDIDPEKPGTIKPEDPNTVDKNPVFGPITIDRVAVLNFGQQKVSTKTETYTAAEIPVTEVAPDGTETAGKVRGPYVQWTDKRAGDDHTYSIKAEMTKQFTHTTKTTKSLDKATIAYTNGLLNSTQENINYWPAGEPTNFTLGNGTTNPGAGKQLVFDNAASTGAVGLGTYSAEFGQSADFTAANILRPGASTAGVGKSASSVSLNVPAQTIELGTYEADITWSIEYTPAP
- a CDS encoding WxL domain-containing protein, producing the protein MSDLKTIIPLSCLALLALGLPLTSYAESSDVIGTGNIEMTGGIPKQPIDPENPEIPVDPGPSPSTDGPLRIDFVSSFHFGHNKIEEKNRQFYANAQLFHDGTTPRGSYIQITDERSDKKGWTLQVRQEYQFRNTIIQEKEAQELKGATLSLDHGWANSVYTWETPPIVTKDTIEISELAMTQNIAIAEIGSGKGQWTIEFGASETNKNQQKNTLFPKTTPSGDAIVDPEFENQPVYGNTAIFLSVPERTEIKPVQYETELTWILAALPT
- a CDS encoding LPXTG cell wall anchor domain-containing protein; the encoded protein is MAEGGQVTTNGVVGFYEESSTEPTQSSTSEPSTATSSSKELPITKPKGRLPSTGELIQSPYTWVGVLLAIGALILFRRAKKNRSAKEGNQ